The following is a genomic window from Bacillus sp. V2I10.
TCGAGTCAATAAGAAATACAGAGAAAGACGATGAAATCTGGATTGGTATGTTTTACCTCGCAGACCGAAAAGTCATTGATTCTCTCGTTGCCGCATCTAATCGCGGAGCAGAAATCAAAATGATTCTCGATCCGAATCAAAATGCTTTCGGTCAGGAGAAAATCGGTCTTCCGAATCGGCCGGTCGCAGAAGAACTCTTAGAAGATACAAACCAAAAAATTAAGGTGAGATGGTACAATACGACAAAAGAACAGTATCATCCCAAAATGCTTTTTATAAAAAGCAAAGAAGAAGCGACCATTATCAGCGGATCTGCCAACTTTACGAAACGGAACCTAGAGGACCTGAATCTTGAAAATGATCTTAAGATTGCAGCGCCAGCTGATGAACCAGTCATGAAGGAAGTAGAAGGTTATTTTATCAAACTATGGACAAATGACGGTGCTGATTACACCTTGGATTTCGAAAAGTACAGAGATGACATGCCATTTATTAAGCGTGCGATCTATGCCGTTCAGAAATTTTTCAGATTTACAACCTTTTAACTCCGGCAAAAACGCCGGAGTTTTTTATATTTTTGCAGAGGAATTTCAAAAGCTGAAAGCTAATTATATAGCAGAGGTGAAATCAGATGAAACTGACAGAATACACAGATAGAAGTCGATTTATTGAAATAGCGGAACCTTTTCTATTGAAAAAAGAAGCAGAAAATAACCTTATGCTGGGACTTATAGGAGCTTTTAAACGGACGATTCCTGCTGCAGATGTATATACCGCTGCGGTGGTTAAAGACGGAGAGCTAGCACTAACGATGCTGATGACACCTCCGCATAATTTGATCCTGTCTTTTAATGAGGATGGAATGACTGAGACAATTCTCCTTGAAATAGTCCGCGCACTAGTTAAGAAAGGTTTACATATACCTGGTGTGGTAGGAGAACGGAAATGGACAGAGGCATTCGCGAAAATATGGTCGATCGAAACAGAGGACAGAGCTGAAATTGTAATGGAACAAAAGATTTATCGTCTTCATGAAGTGACTCAGCTGAAACGCAGTGACGGTAAATTTGTTTTGGCAGAACTAGCCCATATTCCCCTCCTGACAGAATGGATGGTGGATTTTATGAATTATACAAACGAGCCTCCAATTACAGCGCTGCAGGCGGCAGGAAGAATGAAGCAGTTTATTGCAGAGAAATCAGTCTTCATTTGGATGGCCGAAGGTAAACCTGTATCAATGGCAAAGAAATCAAGGACCACGAAAAATGGAATTTGCGTTTCGCTCGTCTATACTCCAGATGAATTCAGGGGCAATGGGTACGCAAGCAGCTGCGTTGCTGTGCTTAGCGAGCACTTGTTAAAAGATTTTTCCTTTTGCACGCTCTATACTGACCTCTCTAATCCAACATCAAACAGCATTTATCAAAAAATAGGGTATCAGCCGATTCAAGATTCGATCATGATAAATTTTTCTTCGTAAAACAGGCGCTTTCTTTAGGAAAGCGTTTTTTATTTGCCTTTTTATGAGAAAGCCTGCCATGCAAATTTGGGATTCAATTATTGCTGCAAGACGATTAACTTTCAAATAATTAGAGAGTTCTGCGGTTTCGTTCTTTAACAGAAGTGGAAATGAAAGGGCAAAGGCGGTGAGTGGATGGAAACACAAGTTTTGGTTATCGGCGGCGGAGTAGGCGGTTTAACGGCAGCTTTGAAGCTTGCTAAATGCGGAATAGATGTATGTGTTGTGGAGCAGACAAAAGGTTCGGCGCACATGTACAAGGGTGAATTGCTGCAGCCGAAAAGCCTTGAAATTTTTCATCAGCTTGGAATTAATAAGCCGATTTTGAAAGCCGGGCATCAAATAAACGAAATTGAAATGAATGAAATGAAACGGAAAAAAGGCACGTATGTAAAGCTTGGAACGGCCACAATGCGTTATAGCATCATTGAGAGCGAATACAATTATGCCCTTATGATTCCCCATGAAAGGCTTAAAGAAGTCCTGCTTGAAAAAGCGAAGGAATATCCCGCTTTTCATTATATACAGCCTGCAAAATTTAAAGAATTCAAAAATCAGGCAGCGGTCGTTACCGGTAATAAAGAAGAGTTTATCATTAAGGCAGATTATTATATTGGGGCTGAGGGACGGAGATCAAACGTCAGAAAAGCCATGAATGTGAAATTAAATGAACACGAATATGATCATCATTTCTTAACAGTTACGTTTGAAAGGCCTGTGTCTATGACAGAGGGGAAAATCATATCTACACCGCATGCTTTTCTCGGACTTTTTCCTCTTCCGAACAATGAAGTAAGAACGGTTTATCTCATCCAGTCAGGAGAATATCAATCGTTAAAAGAACGCGGCATTGAATACTTTCATATGAAGTATATTGATTTGTGCCCGGAACTTGACGGATACGTAACGAATCTTAAGGAATGGAAAAAAATTCAGCTGATGATTCCCGTTCATTTTCATGCTGAGACCTATGTAAAAGGCAACATGGCCATTATTGGGGATTCTGCACACAGTGTTCATCCAATGGCAGGTGAGGGAATGAACCTTGCCATACAGGACGGAGATGTACTCGGTGAACTGCTTTGCTGGATGTACAAACATGATGAACACAGTCCTGTCAACTTGAAATGGTACGAAAAGGTCCGCAAATCCAGAGTGGATTTCATTTTAAATTTAAGCCATTTATCAGCACTTGCTTACTCCAAGCCGTTTCGTTATTTCGGTTCGCTTAGAAATAGAAGCCTTAAACAGATGACAGAGGATGAAAAGCTTCACACGAAACAAATGCTGAATATTTCAGGACTAGGCATTTGGAAAGAGTCATTTTACGATCGTCTCGTCCAAATCGGCATGCTGCCTCCGAGAACCCTGCAGAATATTGAACTGCTGCATACAAGGTATATGTTTACGTATGAAAATGATTATCCATGGGAAGTGAAAGGGAGGTATGGCTTATGATCATTGCTGAATACGTCCGCTTATTTAAAGCAAGAAGCTGGATGAAGCGCAATATGCCTTTTTTATACAGCTGGCACGCATATGTAGGGTATGAACTGGACTTGTTTGAAATCTTTAAATCACCGAAAACCATCGATGAAGTGGCGGCTATACATTCATTAGAACTGGAGCTGCTCGAACGATGGGTTGAGACAGGAGTATCAATCAAATATTTAAAAGAAGTTTCCAAAAATCGTTTTAAGACTTCAAAAAGCTTCATGCTTCCTGACAGCAAAAGGGATCCTAAATCAGTCGGAATCCTCCTGAAGGAAATGATGGAGCTTCATATCCCGGCTCTATTAACCTACCCTGCGATCATGAAAACAGATGAAAGGCAAACATTTGACCATGAGCAGCACGGAACGACAGTGGCCCAGACATCTACTTTGCTTGAGCAGCTGGCTTATCCTAAGCTGATACAGCTCGTGAAAAAGAATAAAGTACAGTCGATTGTCGACGTTGGCTGCGGACATGGGGGCTACCTTCAAAAACTGTCGCATGCACTGCCTGATATAAAACTAACCGGGATCGAAATCAATGAAGAAGTAGCAATTGAGGCGGACAGCAGATGCAGATCAATTCCTAACATTTCAATCACATGTATGGATGTTGAAGAGTGGAGAGCAGCGGCACCAGTGGATTTAATCATGATGAATAATTTACTGCATTATATATCTCCTGAAAAAAGAGTCAATGTGATTCGGAATTTAAGCAGCTGCCTTTCCGGATGCGGGGTGATATCCATCATTACCCCGATAAGGAAACCTAAGCACGGTAAGCAGTTTTCAAGTGTATTTAATAGTTTCTTTACTGCATTTGATAATCTATATGCTTTACCTACAAAACAGGAGCTTTCTTCGATAGCTGACCAATCCAATATGAAAATGAAAGACTTAAAACCCATCATTCGTGAAGGAGGCTGGTATTTTTGTACTTTCGTTAAGAAGAAGTGAAGCCTCGGAGGTTAAATTTGTATCATTTACCAAGTGTGATTATACTAGGGAAGAATATCATCCTTTAACTGTTTAGAAACATTATATGGCAACAATAAAAAAATCTTTAAAAGAAGGCAAAAAGCTTATCAATCAAGCATTCTGCTGCAGCACATGGGGACTCCCGAAAACATTGCGAGGACAGTCGCTTACCTTACTTTTGAAGATTCTGATTACATAACAGGCCAATCTATTCCAGTAAAGGGCGGAAATACATTTGGATTTAAAAAATAGACCGCTTATATAAGCTGGTCTATTTTTTCTTTTATTTGTAAAAAGAAGTGCTCTGTTTCGGAGTTAGTAATAAATTTTGCCTGGGCCTGCTTTTCGCTGCCTCCGCCTTTTCCATCGAAGTCAGCAAGATTGGTTTTAAATAAGGTGCCAGCATGAACAGTGCCTTTCTGTGAGAAAAGAACACAATTTTCGCTGACTGATGCCAGAAGAGCATATTCTTTTCCGTTTTCTAATAAACGGGAGGCAATCAATTGCAGCTCTTTAATAGTTTTCTTTTCAAACAGCCCATGACCCAACAAACCATCTTGTTCAAGTTCCATTTTTTCTGCAGTAAAAGCTGCATTTTCTGCTCTCAGCTGCTCTGCTTCTTTTTGAATCAGCTTTGTTTCCTGATCCATTGCCTTTAATCTTGCAGAAATCTCATTCGCGGACGTTTGAAAAAACTGTCCTGCAAATTGAACGGTTTCTTGCATGTTCTGATAGTCCGATAGAGCACGGAAACCGCATTTAAAATGAAGACGGATCATACCTTTCTGTTTTTCGGTCTTAATAAGCTTAAGCATTCCGATTTCACCCGTGCGCCCAACATGGGTGCCGCAGCAGGCAGACGTATCAATTCCTTCTATTTGAACAATCCGGATCTTTTCTTTAACATCAGGCAGTTTTCTCAGCGGCAATTCGCGCAATTTATTTTCTTCAGCGAAAAACGTATGTATTTTTCTATTTTCAAAGATATATTGATTGCTTTTCCTCTCTATGAGCTTCATTTGCTCAGAGGTTAATTGAGGCGTCTTTAAATCAATTGTTACAGTGTCAGCTCCTAAGTGGAAGCTTTCTGTTTGATAATCAAATAATTCAAGGCAGACAGCAGATAAGAGGTGCTGACCTGAATGATGCTGCATATGATCGATTCTCCGTTTGCTGTTTACTTTACAAGTGACTTCTTTTTCAGATGGAAAGCGAGAGACGATATGATAGATTTCTTCTCCGTCTTCTATCAGGCCTTCAATTGAAATAGATTCAATCCAGCCATGATCTGAAGGCTGTCCGCCGCCTTCGGGATAAAAAGCGGTTTCCTTTAATTTTAACAGCTTTAAGCCGTTGCGTTCTTCTTTGCTCGTAACCTTTGTTTTCCACTCAAATGTTTTAGGGGAGGTATAAAATAGTTTCTCATTCATTTAAAGCATCCTTTCCAAATCTTCTCTTATTTATTGTATCAAACTCTGGCTTTTCTCATAAGAGAGGCAGTTTTGTAAAATTTTTTGAAATATTCGCCCTGCGAACGAATATTTGTATCTAGTAGTCTAGTTATGTGTTACCCTTAAACTATAATGCCATTTACCGCACAATCTCTCTTGACAGCTGTTTTTAGGTAGATAAGAAGATGAAAACGATGGGTTGGTGATTTCTATGAATCCCGTTAAAGAGTTGAGTCAATTGTTTATCGATGGCGAACACATTCTTTCATGGAACTACTTAAAGAGTATGATTGAAGAAGATACCACCAGTACTCAAGTGTATGGATTTCTATCAGATACCATGGACAATGTCTTAGAATTGTGGGAACTGAATCGGGCGACTGTGGCGGATGAATATGTAGCAGCGGCTGTCTGCAAATCTATGATCTCCAGTTATTACCATTTAAAAGTGGAACAATTACATAAAGAACCTAATATACTGTCGCCTGCAACAATGAAACCGCGCGTTATGCTGCTTTCTATGAGAAATGAAGAGCATACGATAGGAATGATGATGACTTCTTTCTTATTTAAAGAATATGGCTGGGAAACAAGCTGTATTGAGTCAAATGTATCAATGGATAATATTTGTCAGTATGCGGAGAAATGGAAGCCGGATGTGATTGCTTTTTCGACTAGTGTAATCTGCAACATCCCGACTGTTATTCAATATATGGATGAACTGCAAAAACTGAATTACTCACCGACGATTATACTCGGGGGTAATTTGACAAGCGATTTTGATCTCGATTATTACTGCCCGCCCAACACCGTGGTGATTCAAAACATTGATCAGCTCGGCAGCTGGATTGAAAAATCTAACTCAAGGAATGATCGCCATGGAAATGCAATTAATCGCAAGTAAATATGACAAAATACCATTTCCTTATTTTCTGGTCGATCGAAAGCTTAGGATCGTATCAGTTTCAAAATGCACGTTTAATATCTTTGATGAGGAAAGCCATTTCCTCGATATAGTAGGAATTGGAAGCAAGAAAAAAGCAGCTAAGTTCATTTTGGACACGCCGTCCATTACAAAAATTGAACTGAATTTAAAAACGAAATCAAATCCGATGACATTATTTGATGTCTATATTCAATATGAGGGCAAAAACTTTATTCATATCTTTTGCATTGATAAAGAAGAAAGTGCTGATCAAATCTACCAGGCCGTAAAAACGCTTGAAGATGATTTGCTTTATGCTAACCTTAATTTGCTTGAAAAGCAGGAGCAGCTCGAGAAATCGCTTCAGCAGATGAAGGAGATTGCCATAAAGCAGGACAGCCTGGCAACTGTTGGACAAATTGCCGCAAGCATTGCCCATGAAATCAGCAATCCGCTTACAAGCGTAAAGGGTTTTCTGCAGCAGCTAAAGCCTCATTTAATCGAAATCGGAAAAGGCCATTATGCTGATGTTGCTTTAGAAGAATTAAATCGTGCAAACGATATCATCTATGAGTTTTTAAATAACTCTAAAGAGCAGAATAAAGACAGACAGCCCATTTTGCTTCGAAAACTGATAAATGATATTATTCTGATTTGTAAAAGTGAAGCTATACTATCAAATTGTGAGCTGACTTATACTGTGAATGACCCTGATCTTATGGTTACGGTTGATGTCAAGCAAATGAAACAAGTGCTGCTGAATATTGTTAAAAACGCTATGGAAGCCATTCAAATCAGTCATCAAAAAGATAATGGAATGATTGCAATTACAACCAGAATAGAAGACGGACATGTTGTTATTCAGATTACAGACAATGGAATAGGAATGGGAAAGGAGACGGTAGATTCTCTCTTTAAACCATTCTTCACAACCAAGGAACAAGGAACAGGGATAGGTCTTGCTGTTTGTTTTGAAATCGTTATGTCGAATAATGGCAGGATTGAAGTTGCAAGTGAAGAAGGTCTAGGGTCTGCCTTCAGCATTTCATTGCCTATTCATATATAGTGCTAAAGCTGGATTGAATCATTCAATCCGGCTTTTTTGTACAACTATATTAGTGTTAATTATTGCATAAATACTCCTAAAAAAGAAGCTGAAAATGATAAGTTTCCCGAAACACATCAAACTATTGAATAGTAGATCATGAATCAAACTGCTTTAATACACGTATGAAAATACGATTTCAAAGACATATTTTAAGAAGTTTCGATTCCAATTGAAAAAAGAAAAATGACATAAATATTTTTTGTTTAATAAGCGTATACTATATAAAAAAAGGAGTTATGCTCATGTACTTTGCTAAAAAGGGTGCTGAAGAACCCGTTACAATTATTGAAGACACAACAGTATACGCTTGTGAATCGGAAGCTTGTAATGGCTGGATGAGAAAAGATTTTTCAACGGAAGATCTGTCCTGCCCGATGTGCGGAAGTCAGATGACAGAAGAAGTGCGTGAGCTGCCACAGATAAAAATGGACTATAATCCTTTCAGTAAATAGAACAAAGGCTGCCGATTTAACCGGGCAGCCTTCAGACTTTTTCTGGATGTAATCCATAAAGAAAGGATGAAGATTAGTTCAAACGCATTAGCAGCAGCGGAGCTTGGTATTGGTAAAGATACGGTACTGCCAATCAGCTTAATCAGCCATTTCGTTTTTCTCCAAATACTAGTCTCCAATTAATGCTCCTGATGCAAGAATCGCATTATCTATGATTAACCCGAGAGTAACGAGAACCAAAATAATTCCCGGGATTGTTGCCTTTCTCCTTATTAAAAAGAATCCAAAGCCAAATAATATAAAGTATGCGAGTATAAAGATCAGATATAAAATTAAGTCCATGATTGGCACCTCCTGAAACGAGCTTAATTCATGGGGGCGGTTATCCTTAAATAGGATTATCTATTGACAAATGCAGTAAAAACATATAAAATAATCTAGCAGTATTGCATTTTTAATTCACTACTTATAAAGAGTCATCACGCAATGGGTACTTTTTATAATTGGTGAATTTTTTTCTTCCAGTTAACGTTTATGATTTTTCTAAAACTGTTTCAAGCTATTCATTAATCAGAACCTGAGAGGAGAGTCATGAATGTATAGAAAAAAACCAGAAGATATAGTAACAGAGGAAACGAAGGTATGGATTTGCACGTCTGAGGACTGCAAAGGATGGGTTCGCGATAACTTTAAAAGCAGTGAAAGCGAAACACCTGTATGTCCGCTCTGCAAAAGCGAAATGAAAGCAAGCACAAAAGTGCTTGAGGTTATAAATAATCATAAAAAGTATTAAAAAAACTCTATTTTAGAGTTTTTTTTATTTATACAAAATTCGATTTCAGCTAGAGGTATAGCTAATTTAAGTCCGCGGATGTAAAATTGGAGTACAGTTATTTTTCAGGAGGGATATTATTTTGTTAGAACAAGCGAAAGAGCATTTGCAGCACTATTTTGGTTATTCATCATTCCGTCCGGGACAGGAAGAAATTATCAGCAGCGTTTTGAATGGAAATCATTCAGCAGGCATTATGCCGACTGGAGGCGGAAAGTCCATATGTTATCAAATCCCCGCACTCTTATTTTCTGGCATTACCCTCGTCATTTCTCCCCTTATTTCACTCATGAAAGATCAGGTGGACTCTCTTGATCAGGCAGGAATCCCTGCTACCTTCCTCAATAGCACACTCTCTCACACAGAAACAAGTGCCAGGCTATTAGATTTAGAAGCAGGAAATTATCGAATTTTATATGTTGCGCCTGAAAGATTAGAATCATCTTTGTTTTTAGAGCAGCTGCAAAGAATGAATGTTTCTATGGTTGCTGTCGATGAGGCCCACTGTATTTCACAATGGGGTCATGATTTTCGGCCGAGCTATTTAAGAATAAAAGAATTAAAAACGGAGCTTAAATCAAATCCCGTTTTTCTAGCATTGACAGCTACAGCGACTCCAATTGTTAAAGAAGATATATGCACATCTCTTGGAATACAAGAGCAACATACCACAGTAACAGGATTTGAAAGGGAAAATTTATCATTCAATGTAAACAAAGGTGAAAACAGATACGACTTTATTGAAAGATACATAGCAAAAAACGGCACCGAATCAGGAATTATTTACGCTGCTACGAGGAAAGAAGCAGATCATATATATGAACGTCTTATTAAAAAAGGAATTCAAGCAGGCAGATACCACGGGGGAATGAGTGATGTGCAGCGCGGGCTGCAGCAGGACCTTTTCTTAAGGGATGATATTCTTGTAATGGTAGCGACCAACGCATTCGGCATGGGAATCGATAAATCCAATGTCAGGTATGTCATACACTATCAGCTTCCTAAAAATATGGAAAGCTATTACCAGGAAGCGGGGAGAGCTGGAAGAGATGGATTAGACAGTGAATGTTTTTTGCTGTATTCCCCGCAGGATATTCAAATACAGCGTTATTTAATTGAACAGTCAACATTTCATAAAGAAAGACAGCAGGCAGAGCTTGTTAAGCTGCATCAAATGCGCGATTATTGCCATACGGAAGGGTGTCTCCAATCATTTATTTTGAATTACTTTGGGGACAGTGAAGCTGAACCGTGCGGAAAATGCAGCAATTGCCGGGACGAGCGCACGCATGAGGTTGTAACAAAAGAAGCGCAAATGGTTCTTTCCTGCATGATCAGAATGGGACAAAGATTTGGTAAAACCATGATCAGTCAGGTACTGACGGGTTCATCCAGCAAAAAAGTGATGGAATTTAAATTTAATGAGCTTTCAACATACGGCATTTTAAAGCATCGTACAGCAAAAGAAGTCAGCGAATTTATTGATTACCTGACTTCAGAACAATATATTTCGATTACTGGCGGGCAATTTCCCGTTCTAGTAGTCGAAGAGAAGGGACTAGAGGTTCTAAAGGGCAATTTAGAAGTGCACAGAAAGGAAAAAATGCGTATTGTTGAAGCTGCAGCGAATGACGGGCTGTTCATGCAGCTTAAAGAGCTGAGAAAACAGTTTGCAACAGAGGAAAATGTTCCGCCATTCGTAATTTTCTCAGATAAATCTTTAATGGATATGAGTGCCAAAATGCCGAAGTCGCTGGAAGAATTTCTTGCAGTTCAGGGGGTTGGAGAAACGAAACAGCAAAAGTATGGTGAAATCTTCATTGAGAAAATAACCGCATATGTAAACGAGAACCCTAATATAGAGCAGCCAGCTCAAACGTTGATTCCTGTTAAAAAAGAGCGGAAAGAATCATCTTATCTGGACTCCCTGCACTTATACAAAGAAGGTCTGAGTGTAGAAGATATTGCTGAAAAAAGAGATTTGTCGGTGATAACAATTGAAAATCATTTGCTGCGCTGTGCCAAAGAGGGACTTGACATAGATTTTGATGCCTGGATCCCGGCCAAGTATGAAAGACAAATCGAAGAGGCGATCCGGACACACGGCTATGGCCTGCTGAAGCCGCTTAAAGAATGCCTTCCTGATGAGGTGACCTATTTTATGATTAAAGCGGCCATTGTAAAAAGAGAGCTGGTTCACTAACAGGGAAGAACGATATAGAGAAATAAGAAGACCAGCTGGAATTCCAGCTGGTCTTTATTTATAGGGCAAAACTATATTACGAACTCCTTAATTGCCGGATCCTTATCAGTCTGTCGGAGCTAACCGGGCGGTTCCGCTTTTCATTGTCCAGCTCCACCTCTTAGCCCCTCGGCCAGAACAAATTCACCCAAAAAGTCAAACCCGGACTTTTCGGGTGAATTCTTATCTGTCTGTCGGGTCTGAGCAGTCGGTTCCGCTTTTCCCGTTGTCCAGCTCCACCGCCCAACTCCTCGGCCAGAACGGATCCCCCAGTAAAGGCAAAAAGCGCCTTTTCTGGCGGATCCTTATCTGTCTGTCGGAGCTAACCGGGCGGTTCCGCTTTTCTTGTTATTCATAACTTTTCTCCAGCTCATCAACAAGTGTGCCGACATATGCGACGGCTTTTCTGATGGCTTCAGGATTTGTCATATCCACGCCTGCATCTTTCAATAGATCTACTGGTTTTTTTGTTCCTCCAGCTTTTAACACCCCGATCCATCGGTCTACTGCAGGTTTTCCTTCTTCATCTATCAATTGTGAAACCAAGGTTGAAGCTGTCAGTCCAGCTGAGTACGTGTAAGGGTAGAGACCCATATAATAATGGGGCTGTCTCATCCAAGTTAATGAGGCTCCCTCATCAAATGTTACCGCGTCACCCCAAAAAGTGGAGAGCACATTCCCTTTAAGATCACAAAGCATCTTTGCTGTAATCGGGATGCCTTTTTCGGCTGCTTCATAGACGCGGCGCTGGAATTCTCCTTCAAGTAAATGTGTAACAAAGTTATGATAATACGTTCCGAGGAGCTGAAGAATGACCCAGCGTCTCATTTGTTTATCCTGCGTATTCTTAAGTAAATGCCTGCCAAGCAGCATTTCGTTTAATGTTGAAGGGGCCTCTATGAAATATGTAGAAGGTCTTGTATTCATAATGCGCTGATTTTTGTTTGCCAAATAGAAATGTCCGGCATGGCCAAGTTCATGTGCAAGTACAAAAGCACCTCTCATCGTATCCTGCCAAGTGATAAGAATATATGGATGCACACCGTAAGGGCTTGAACAGAATGCACCAGTTGATTTCCCTACATTATCCGACAGATCAACCCAGCGGTCCGTTAATGCTTTTTTCATAATTTGTGTATATTCAGGGCCCATTACTTCAAGTGCTTCTAAGATCACACGGCAAGCTTCATTATAGGTCGTTTTAGGATTAAACTCTGTATCAAGCGGTGCTTTTAAATCACAAAAATGCAATTCTTCAAGCTGCAGGACCCTTTTTTTCAAGGAGGCAAACCTTCGCATATGGGGCGCTAGTTCCTTTTGAATAATATCAAGCTGATTATGATACATCTCCTTTGTCACATGCTGGGGCTTCAGCAGCATGTCTGTTACTGAATCATACTTTCTTAAGCGTGAAACCGTGATCTGTTTTTTCACCTCAGTAGCGTAAGTGGCTGCAAAAGTGTTTTTATATTTTTTCAGTGTTATGACAAAAGAATCGTATGCTTTTCTTCTTACAAATGTATTCGGTGTAAATTCATAGCGATCTTCATAAAGAGCAAATGAATTCGGCAGCACATTTCCATTTTCGTCCTCAATTGTGTCAAAATCCATATCAGCAGATTTACTTGTTTGATAGATTCGGTAAGGTGAACCGTGGACTTCTCCCAATGCTGCCAATACTTCTTCTGTTTCTTCTGACAGCTGATGAACTCTCGACTGAAGCAATTCTTTTAATTTTTTGCTGAATGCCGCTAATCCGCTTTGTTCCTTTATGTATGCATCAATGGTTCCCTCAGGAAGAGACAATAGTTCAGATTCTATAAAAGATAAATCTGCATTTGCTTTTGAATGAACGGCAGCAAACCTTGAGTAATTTCCTTGATGCTCGGGATTTGTTCCATCTGCAGATTGCTGCAGGCTGATGTAGGTTCCGGCTCTGACTATTCTTTTTGATAAATTTTCTTCAGCTTGAAGGCATTCCAATAGAGAGTTTGCACCGTCACCGAGCTTCCCTTTATATGTTCTGATTTGTGCGGCGTCCCGTTCTATGGTCGCTAATTCTGACTCCCAATCCTGATGTGTTTCAAACAAATCTTTTAAATTCCATGTCAGTTCTGCTGGCACTTCATAGCGATATAAACGTTTTTCAATCGTTTTTTCCAATGGACATTCCCTCCAAACGAATATTGATCTTTCGTGTTCCTAAGTAATTATACATCTTCTAAGAAAATATGAACAGATTATTCTAAATTATTAAAAATTTTATAAGATGTTAAATTAATAGGTTTCATTTAATTAAGAAGGTGGGTATGTAGGGAGTAGGACATTAACTAAACAGGAGGATTAATACAATGACAATCTATAATACAAACCAAAACAATACACTGGGATCAGAACCAGCACCAACTGAAATTTCGAAGACTGAGATAAGCATTG
Proteins encoded in this region:
- a CDS encoding ATP-binding protein, producing the protein MEMQLIASKYDKIPFPYFLVDRKLRIVSVSKCTFNIFDEESHFLDIVGIGSKKKAAKFILDTPSITKIELNLKTKSNPMTLFDVYIQYEGKNFIHIFCIDKEESADQIYQAVKTLEDDLLYANLNLLEKQEQLEKSLQQMKEIAIKQDSLATVGQIAASIAHEISNPLTSVKGFLQQLKPHLIEIGKGHYADVALEELNRANDIIYEFLNNSKEQNKDRQPILLRKLINDIILICKSEAILSNCELTYTVNDPDLMVTVDVKQMKQVLLNIVKNAMEAIQISHQKDNGMIAITTRIEDGHVVIQITDNGIGMGKETVDSLFKPFFTTKEQGTGIGLAVCFEIVMSNNGRIEVASEEGLGSAFSISLPIHI
- a CDS encoding cold-inducible protein YdjO-related protein, with product MYFAKKGAEEPVTIIEDTTVYACESEACNGWMRKDFSTEDLSCPMCGSQMTEEVRELPQIKMDYNPFSK
- a CDS encoding cold-inducible protein YdjO-related protein, producing MYRKKPEDIVTEETKVWICTSEDCKGWVRDNFKSSESETPVCPLCKSEMKASTKVLEVINNHKKY
- the recQ gene encoding DNA helicase RecQ → MLLEQAKEHLQHYFGYSSFRPGQEEIISSVLNGNHSAGIMPTGGGKSICYQIPALLFSGITLVISPLISLMKDQVDSLDQAGIPATFLNSTLSHTETSARLLDLEAGNYRILYVAPERLESSLFLEQLQRMNVSMVAVDEAHCISQWGHDFRPSYLRIKELKTELKSNPVFLALTATATPIVKEDICTSLGIQEQHTTVTGFERENLSFNVNKGENRYDFIERYIAKNGTESGIIYAATRKEADHIYERLIKKGIQAGRYHGGMSDVQRGLQQDLFLRDDILVMVATNAFGMGIDKSNVRYVIHYQLPKNMESYYQEAGRAGRDGLDSECFLLYSPQDIQIQRYLIEQSTFHKERQQAELVKLHQMRDYCHTEGCLQSFILNYFGDSEAEPCGKCSNCRDERTHEVVTKEAQMVLSCMIRMGQRFGKTMISQVLTGSSSKKVMEFKFNELSTYGILKHRTAKEVSEFIDYLTSEQYISITGGQFPVLVVEEKGLEVLKGNLEVHRKEKMRIVEAAANDGLFMQLKELRKQFATEENVPPFVIFSDKSLMDMSAKMPKSLEEFLAVQGVGETKQQKYGEIFIEKITAYVNENPNIEQPAQTLIPVKKERKESSYLDSLHLYKEGLSVEDIAEKRDLSVITIENHLLRCAKEGLDIDFDAWIPAKYERQIEEAIRTHGYGLLKPLKECLPDEVTYFMIKAAIVKRELVH
- the pepF gene encoding oligoendopeptidase F — encoded protein: MEKTIEKRLYRYEVPAELTWNLKDLFETHQDWESELATIERDAAQIRTYKGKLGDGANSLLECLQAEENLSKRIVRAGTYISLQQSADGTNPEHQGNYSRFAAVHSKANADLSFIESELLSLPEGTIDAYIKEQSGLAAFSKKLKELLQSRVHQLSEETEEVLAALGEVHGSPYRIYQTSKSADMDFDTIEDENGNVLPNSFALYEDRYEFTPNTFVRRKAYDSFVITLKKYKNTFAATYATEVKKQITVSRLRKYDSVTDMLLKPQHVTKEMYHNQLDIIQKELAPHMRRFASLKKRVLQLEELHFCDLKAPLDTEFNPKTTYNEACRVILEALEVMGPEYTQIMKKALTDRWVDLSDNVGKSTGAFCSSPYGVHPYILITWQDTMRGAFVLAHELGHAGHFYLANKNQRIMNTRPSTYFIEAPSTLNEMLLGRHLLKNTQDKQMRRWVILQLLGTYYHNFVTHLLEGEFQRRVYEAAEKGIPITAKMLCDLKGNVLSTFWGDAVTFDEGASLTWMRQPHYYMGLYPYTYSAGLTASTLVSQLIDEEGKPAVDRWIGVLKAGGTKKPVDLLKDAGVDMTNPEAIRKAVAYVGTLVDELEKSYE